TAGGGCTCCCGACATTGCAGCTCGCCGAGGTGTTCTTCGTGCTCGCCACGCTCGGCGTCGGCATCATCGTGAACGTGCTCATGGTCCAACTGGACGCGTTGACCGGCGGCGCCAGCGGGCTGCGGGACATCCCGGGGCTTGCGATCGGAGGCTGGCATCTCGTCACCGACCGCCAGTACTACGTCGTGATCTGGACCGTGGCATTTTCCGCGCTCGTGCTCGCGCGCAACATCACCGCCCACCGCAGCGGCCGGGCGCTGCGCGCGATCCTCGGCAGCGAGGCCGGCGCGACCGCACTCGGCGTCGAAGTGGGACGGTACAAGATGCAGGTGTTTGTGTTGAGCGCCGCCTACGCGGCGGCGGCGGGCGCGTTGTACGCGCACTACATCCGGTTCATCTCACCGTCGCCGTTTGCGCTGTACGCGTCACTGTTCTTCCTCATCATGGCGGTCGTCGGCGGCCTCACGAACGTGTGGGGCGGCCTGTTCGGCGCGGCCGCGGTCACCGTGCTGGATCAGGCGGTGCGTGCGGAGATCCCGCGGTTTCTTCCGCGGGTCGGCGGAGAGTACCAGACCGCCATCTACGGCATTCTGTTGGTCCTCATCATGATCTTCTTTCCCTCCGGGATCGTCCGCGGCGGCGTCGACCTGCGCCTCGTCCGCAGGACCGCCGTCGCGTCGCCGGTCGGCACCGCACCGGAACCGGCCGATGGTGCGCAGGCATGACGGCGCCGTTGTTGGAAATCGAGGGCCTCGCGCGGCGGTTCGGCGGCGTCACCGCGCTGGACGGCGTCTCCTTCGGC
The window above is part of the bacterium genome. Proteins encoded here:
- a CDS encoding branched-chain amino acid ABC transporter permease; the encoded protein is MKRDVAGMTVLAAVLAAVQIIAPSAYVMGVLNIIGLYTIVTLGLVLLGTSGQVSLGQAAFYGLGAYTSALLSRDLGWSPWLAMPCAVAFVAAAAYVVGLPTLQLAEVFFVLATLGVGIIVNVLMVQLDALTGGASGLRDIPGLAIGGWHLVTDRQYYVVIWTVAFSALVLARNITAHRSGRALRAILGSEAGATALGVEVGRYKMQVFVLSAAYAAAAGALYAHYIRFISPSPFALYASLFFLIMAVVGGLTNVWGGLFGAAAVTVLDQAVRAEIPRFLPRVGGEYQTAIYGILLVLIMIFFPSGIVRGGVDLRLVRRTAVASPVGTAPEPADGAQA